The Proteiniphilum propionicum genome contains the following window.
CGTTAAAAGAAACATACCGGTTTACCTGATTGATCCGAAAGATGTGCAAACAAGGCGCTATGATATTCATCATATTCAAAAAGGGGCATCGGAAGGGGTAGAGGAGTTAAAACAGCTGCTTCTTGACTAACCTGAAGAAAAGGAATTAAAATAAACCGGAGACCATTTGTTTTTCATTTTAACTTACCGGAAATATCACGGATTGAAAACGCTTTTCGATAGTCCTGTTTTTTTTGTAATTTCGCTGTTTGAAAAACCTATCAAGGAGAAAAATTAGTGGGAAAGAAAATTGCAGAAACACCAATGATGAAACAGTACATCGAGATAAAGGAACAGCATCCCGATGCTATTCTGCTGTTTCGCGTTGGAGATTTTTATGAGACATTCTCTGATGATGCAATATCAGCATCGGAGATATTGGGTATCACGCTCACGAGAAGGGCAAATGGTGCAGCACAGTTTGTTGAGCTGGCAGGATTTCCGCACCACGCACTCGATACCTATCTGCCTAAATTGGTGCGCGCCGGGAAACGCGTTGCAATATGTGATCAGTTGGAGGACCCGAAGCTGACAAAAAAACTGGTAAAACGGGGTATTACAGAACTGGTTACTCCAGGTGTATCAATAAGTGACACGATTCTGAACCACAAGGAAAATAATTTCTTGTGCGCACTTCATATTGCCAAAAACAACCTGTTCGGAATTGCTTTTCTAGATATCTCTACTGGCGAATTTCTTACATCTGAAGGTACCCGAGACGATATCGACAAATTGTTGTCAAACTTTACCCCAAAAGAGGTACTGATTGAAAGGGGTAACAAGAAAAAAATTGAAGAGGCGTTTGGCCCCAACTGGCTTATATTTGAACTGGACGACTGGATTTTCACAGAAGATGCTGCAAGGGAAAGGCTCCAGTCCCACTTTCAAACCAGAAACCTGAAGGGTTTCGGTGTGGAGAATCTCACTCAGGGCATTATTGCTTCGGGAGCTATAATGCAATACCTTGATATTACACAGCACACACAGATTGAACATATTAATACCCTGAACAGGATAGAGGAGGAACGTTTCGTGAGGCTGGACAAGTTCACGGTACGTAATCTTGAACTTATTTCACCGATGAATGAGGGAGGGAAAAGCCTTCTTGAGGTGCTGGACAAAACCATATCTCCCATGGGATCGCGACTGCTGAGGCGTTGGATTGTTTTTCCACTGAAAGATGTAAAACAGATTGAAGCGAGACTGAACGTGGTGGAGTATTTTTTCCGAGAACCGGAGCTGAAAAAGATTCTTGCTCAACAACTCTCACTTATTGGCGATCTGGAAAGAATAGTATCGAAAGCAGCGGTAGGCAGAATTACACCCCGCGAGGTGATACAACTTAAAGTGGCACTCACGGCTGTAGGGCCCATCAAAGAGGCATTTATGGCATCTGCCGACAACAGCCTGCGGGAAATGGGTGAAAAACTGGATCCTTGTCCCGATATCCGCGACCGAATTGAGAAAGAGATTGTTCCCGATCCGCCTGCACTGCTTAACAAGGGAGGGTATATAAGAAAAAACGTAAACAAAGAACTGGACGAACTCAGGGATATAGCCTATTCAGGGAAAGATTACCTGATGCAACTCCAGCAGCGCGAGAGTGAAAAGACAGGTATACCTTCACTGAAGGTGGCCTTCAACAACGTGTTCGGATATTACATTGAGGTGCGCAACACACACAAAGATAAGGTTCCTGCAGACTGGACCCGCAAACAGACACTGGTAAGCGCGGAAAGATATATAACTGAAGAATTGAAAGTCTATGAAGAGAAGATTCTGGGTGCGGAAGAGAAAATTATTTCACTCGAAAATCAAATCTATGCTTCACTGACGGAAAGCCTGATAGAGTATATTCCGGCTATCCAGGCAAACGCAGGTATTATTGCACGTGCCGACTGCCTGCTGTCATATGCAAATGTGGCACAGCAAAACCGCTATATGCGCCCTGAAATAAACGAAACAGACGTCATTGATATTAAAGAAGGGCGCCACCCTGTAATCGAAAGGCAGCTCCCACCGGACGAGCCATTTATTGCGAACGATGTATATCTGGACAGAGACTCACAACAGATTATTATTATTACTGGGCCTAATATGGCAGGGAAATCGGCCCTGCTGAGACAGACGGCACTTATAACGCTTATGGCACAAACTGGCAGTTTTGTTCCTGCTGAATCAGCGAAGATAGGGCTGGTAGATAAAATTTTTACACGTGTGGGCGCATCAGACAACATCTCACTGGGAGAATCAACATTCATGGTTGAGATGAACGAAGCCGCTAACATCCTTAACAACCTTTCGGACAGAAGCCTTATCCTGTTCGACGAGCTGGGGAGGGGTACAAGCACCTACGATGGGATATCTATTGCATGGGCCATAGTGGAATATATACACGAAAACCCAAAGGCACGGGCAAAAACACTTTTCGCCACGCATTACCACGAGCTTAACGAGATGGAGAAAACGTTTAAACGGATAAAAAACTACAATGTGGCCGTAAAAGAGATAGACAAGAAAGTGATCTTCCTAAGGAAGCTTGTTCCGGGAGGAAGCGAACACAGCTTTGGGATTCATGTCGCAAAAATGGCCGGAATGCCGCAAAGCATAACCAAACGTGCAGATGCTATCCTGGGTGAGATGGAGACGGCAAACAGAAAAGATGGCATAAAAAAACCGATCAACGACTTTATAAAAAAACGGGAAGGTTATCAGCTAAGCTTTTTCCAGCTTGACGACCCTATACTGAGCCAGGTACGTGATGAAATCATGAACTTAGACGTAAATAATTTAACGCCAATTGAAGCATTGAATAAGCTTAACGAGATAAAGAAGATTGTAAAGGGGAAGTGAGACAGGGATAAATTCAATAGCCACAAAACAAATCAACCGTTAATTTGTTATCATACTTACAAACCAAAACGAATAAAGATACAAATAGAATTGGTATTAATTTAAACATTAACTTATGAAACTAAGAAAACTATTTATAGCCGGGCTTTTGATTACGGCTTTTGCCACCACACTCAACGCTCAGAGTTATCAAACTGCATTTGGTGTCAGATTAGGATACGATAGTGGTTTATCACTGAAACACTTTATTGCACCGGCAAGTGCTGGTGAGTTTATTCTCTCGGCATCTCCCCGATATTTCCAGTTGACAGGATTATACGAATACCATCAACCGGTTCCTGATGCACCGGGACTGGATTGGTATGTGGGACTTGGTGCACATCTTGGGGGAATACACTATGACAAGGATCGTTACAGTAACTCATTTCTTATTGGAGCTGATCTGATTGGCGGGCTTGAATACAAATTCCCGGGTGCTCCATTCAATGTTTCACTCGACTGGAAACCGTCGTTTAACTTTACCAACGACTATAACGATTACTGGTTCAGCGGTTTCGCTCTAAGCCTGCGCTACATATTCAAATAAAATATGTAACGGTTATTGATAATCATCATAAAAACCGCTCTCAGCAGGGAGCGGTTTTTTTATTATGTTACACCTAAAATTCGTACTTTTGTGGTTATGTACAAAACCAAAAAGAATTCATATTCAGAGTTGCTTAATCAACTGAACGATGCGCAACGGGCAGCCGTAGAGTTTTGCGACGGACCGTCACTCGTGATAGCGGGTGCAGGATCCGGGAAAACACGTATGCTTACATATAAGATAGCCTATCTGCTTGAACAGGGCCTCCCTCCATACTACATACTTGCCCTCACATTTACCAATAAAGCCGCACGCGAAATGAAATCGCGTATCTCTGGACTGGTAGGCGAAAAAAGAGCACGCAGCCTCTGGATGGGCACCTTCCACTCAATCTTTTCGCGCATTTTGCGCAATGAGGCAGAAGCCATTGGATTCCAGTCGAATTTCACCATATTCGATTCATCTGACTCAAACAACCTGATAAGGCTTATCATAAAGGATATGGGCCTTGATGACAAAATATACAGGCCGGGGCCGGTACATGGACAGATATCGCGGGCCAAAAACAGCCTTATAACCCCTGCCATGTACGAAACCAACGCTGAGATAATGCAGTTCGACCGCAAGTCCGGGCGCCCAATGCTCTTTGAGATATACCAGCAGTACCAGAACAGGCTTAGAACGGGGAACAGCATGGATTTTGACGACTTGCTGATGTACACAAATATTTTATTCCGCGACCATAAGGATGTGCTGGAGAAATACCGCAATCAGTTTCAATATATTCTGGTGGATGAATATCAGGACACCAACTTTGCACAGCATCTTATTGTAAAACAGCTTGCCGATGTGCACCACAGAGTATGTGTGGTGGGTGATGATGCGCAGAGTATCTATTCGTTTCGAGGTGCAAAAATCGATAATATCCTGAATTTCAAATCCAACTTCCCTGAAACACGGACTTTTAAACTTGAACGGAACTACCGCTCTACACAAAATATAGTGAATGCAGCGAACAGCCTTATAAAAAAGAACACAGAACAGATTTACAAAGAGGTGTTCTCTGAAAACGAAAAGGGGGAGAAAATTGAAATCAAAAGTGCTTTTTCCGATTTCGAAGAGGGCCTCATTGTCTCAAACAAAATAGCCCGGAGGAGGCTTGAAGATCATGATGCTTTCAGTGATTTTGCCATTCTGTACCGTACAAACGCCCAGTCACGTATCTTTGAGGAGGCGTTGAGAAAGAACAATATACCTTACCGAATTTACGGCGGATTATCGTTCTATCAGCGTAAAGAGATAAAAGATGTAATCAGCTACTTCCGCCTAATTGTGAATCCCAATGACGAAGATGCTTTTCGTCGCGT
Protein-coding sequences here:
- the mutS gene encoding DNA mismatch repair protein MutS, with product MMKQYIEIKEQHPDAILLFRVGDFYETFSDDAISASEILGITLTRRANGAAQFVELAGFPHHALDTYLPKLVRAGKRVAICDQLEDPKLTKKLVKRGITELVTPGVSISDTILNHKENNFLCALHIAKNNLFGIAFLDISTGEFLTSEGTRDDIDKLLSNFTPKEVLIERGNKKKIEEAFGPNWLIFELDDWIFTEDAARERLQSHFQTRNLKGFGVENLTQGIIASGAIMQYLDITQHTQIEHINTLNRIEEERFVRLDKFTVRNLELISPMNEGGKSLLEVLDKTISPMGSRLLRRWIVFPLKDVKQIEARLNVVEYFFREPELKKILAQQLSLIGDLERIVSKAAVGRITPREVIQLKVALTAVGPIKEAFMASADNSLREMGEKLDPCPDIRDRIEKEIVPDPPALLNKGGYIRKNVNKELDELRDIAYSGKDYLMQLQQRESEKTGIPSLKVAFNNVFGYYIEVRNTHKDKVPADWTRKQTLVSAERYITEELKVYEEKILGAEEKIISLENQIYASLTESLIEYIPAIQANAGIIARADCLLSYANVAQQNRYMRPEINETDVIDIKEGRHPVIERQLPPDEPFIANDVYLDRDSQQIIIITGPNMAGKSALLRQTALITLMAQTGSFVPAESAKIGLVDKIFTRVGASDNISLGESTFMVEMNEAANILNNLSDRSLILFDELGRGTSTYDGISIAWAIVEYIHENPKARAKTLFATHYHELNEMEKTFKRIKNYNVAVKEIDKKVIFLRKLVPGGSEHSFGIHVAKMAGMPQSITKRADAILGEMETANRKDGIKKPINDFIKKREGYQLSFFQLDDPILSQVRDEIMNLDVNNLTPIEALNKLNEIKKIVKGK
- a CDS encoding ATP-dependent helicase; this encodes MYKTKKNSYSELLNQLNDAQRAAVEFCDGPSLVIAGAGSGKTRMLTYKIAYLLEQGLPPYYILALTFTNKAAREMKSRISGLVGEKRARSLWMGTFHSIFSRILRNEAEAIGFQSNFTIFDSSDSNNLIRLIIKDMGLDDKIYRPGPVHGQISRAKNSLITPAMYETNAEIMQFDRKSGRPMLFEIYQQYQNRLRTGNSMDFDDLLMYTNILFRDHKDVLEKYRNQFQYILVDEYQDTNFAQHLIVKQLADVHHRVCVVGDDAQSIYSFRGAKIDNILNFKSNFPETRTFKLERNYRSTQNIVNAANSLIKKNTEQIYKEVFSENEKGEKIEIKSAFSDFEEGLIVSNKIARRRLEDHDAFSDFAILYRTNAQSRIFEEALRKNNIPYRIYGGLSFYQRKEIKDVISYFRLIVNPNDEDAFRRVIKYPSRGIGDVTLGKISSAAQLHNTSLWSIVASPLEYNLDVNTGTAKKLAGFHQLISDFINKNDALNAYELAQEVIKDSGIAKDAYDDMTPEGMSRMQNIQELLNAINEFVTSRLEEGEEKVQLADFLSEVSLLTDLDTDKEADNEKVTLMTVHSAKGLEFNHVFVVGMEEDLFPSAMAKSEIRGLEEERRLFYVAITRAKKTCTITYAKSRFKNGVINQAKESRFLNDIDRSFISMESSAASGVTRSAPSDDFWGTMREERLGRESRFQKKNAPASRVTSQRKFVPVHDRPSNIPLSEEAKELAVGHIIEHERFGRGVVTSIEMSGNDRRAFVEFDSAGRKQLLLKFAKFTIVGTKNSDK